The following are from one region of the Aequoribacter fuscus genome:
- a CDS encoding NAD(P)(+) transhydrogenase (Re/Si-specific) subunit beta, translating into MNGLIIQLAYVASAALFIMGLKLLGSAATARKGNTLSAVGMLVAIVAALIDQGIVSYQWIIIGVLVGGLIGAVAARLVQMTSMPEMVALFNGFGGLASLLVGWAALSGDASTFTVITIVLSVLIGGVTFTGSLIAYGKLSETLGSGAIMFRGQQVVNSLIVLGIIGAAVMLSMDPTNTTWLYAVIGLSLLFGIMAVIPIGGADMPVVISLLNSYSGLAACAAGFAINNNILIVAGSLVGASGIILTQIMCKSMNRSLGNVLFSGFGSGVTEATVVEGEIKPISVEDAYYVLEAATNVAIIPGYGMAVAQAQHVVKELCELLEQNGAEVNFGIHPVAGRMPGHMNVLLAEADVPYDQLLEMDEINPRMETVDVAIVIGANDVVNPAAREVESSPIYGMPVINVDTAKTVFVLKRSMASGFAGIENPLFYKENTRMLFGDAKESIGGLIREFS; encoded by the coding sequence ATGAATGGTTTGATTATTCAGTTGGCTTATGTGGCGTCGGCCGCCTTGTTCATTATGGGCCTTAAACTGCTGGGTTCGGCGGCTACTGCTCGTAAAGGCAACACGCTGTCTGCTGTCGGTATGCTGGTTGCCATCGTGGCTGCCTTGATTGACCAAGGCATTGTCAGCTATCAGTGGATTATTATTGGTGTCTTGGTCGGTGGTCTGATCGGTGCTGTAGCGGCGCGTCTGGTACAAATGACGTCTATGCCAGAAATGGTGGCACTGTTTAATGGTTTTGGTGGCCTTGCCAGCTTACTCGTCGGTTGGGCGGCTTTAAGTGGCGATGCTTCAACGTTTACCGTTATTACCATCGTGCTGTCGGTCTTAATTGGTGGTGTAACTTTCACTGGATCCTTAATTGCTTACGGTAAATTGAGTGAAACTTTGGGCAGCGGTGCGATTATGTTCCGCGGTCAGCAAGTAGTGAATTCGTTAATCGTGCTTGGCATCATTGGCGCCGCGGTTATGTTGTCGATGGACCCTACTAACACGACTTGGCTGTACGCAGTTATTGGATTGTCCCTGCTGTTTGGCATCATGGCAGTGATTCCCATTGGCGGTGCCGATATGCCAGTTGTGATTTCACTGCTCAATTCGTACTCGGGTTTGGCGGCGTGTGCGGCGGGTTTTGCCATTAACAATAATATTTTGATTGTGGCGGGCTCACTGGTGGGTGCGTCGGGTATTATCCTGACTCAAATCATGTGTAAGTCAATGAACCGCTCTTTGGGCAACGTATTGTTTAGCGGGTTTGGTTCGGGTGTGACCGAGGCGACCGTGGTTGAGGGTGAGATTAAACCGATCTCGGTCGAAGACGCTTACTACGTGCTTGAGGCTGCGACTAACGTTGCGATTATTCCGGGTTACGGTATGGCGGTTGCGCAGGCACAGCACGTCGTTAAGGAATTGTGTGAGCTACTCGAGCAAAACGGTGCCGAGGTGAATTTTGGTATTCACCCCGTGGCAGGGCGTATGCCTGGTCACATGAACGTGCTGTTGGCCGAAGCCGATGTTCCTTATGATCAGTTGCTGGAAATGGACGAGATCAACCCTCGTATGGAAACTGTGGATGTCGCTATTGTTATCGGCGCTAACGACGTCGTTAACCCAGCAGCACGAGAGGTCGAGTCTTCGCCGATTTACGGTATGCCTGTTATCAACGTTGATACGGCAAAAACGGTATTTGTGTTGAAGCGCTCTATGGCCTCTGGCTTTGCCGGCATCGAGAACCCACTGTTCTACAAAGAGAACACTCGTATGCTGTTTGGTGATGCAAAAGAGTCAATCGGCGGATTGATTCGAGAATTCAGCTAG
- a CDS encoding NAD(P) transhydrogenase subunit alpha — translation MTIVFLTFILMLSVFLGFELINKVPATLHTPLMSGANAISGITVVGAIALAGTGDQDLAQWLGAAAVALASINVVGGYLVTDRMLAMFKKKEGARK, via the coding sequence ATGACGATTGTATTTTTGACCTTCATTTTGATGCTCTCAGTATTTTTAGGTTTTGAACTTATTAATAAGGTGCCAGCTACCCTGCACACGCCTTTGATGTCGGGCGCCAATGCCATTTCTGGTATTACCGTAGTGGGTGCTATCGCTTTGGCTGGGACGGGTGACCAAGACTTGGCACAGTGGTTAGGCGCTGCTGCGGTTGCTCTTGCCTCGATCAACGTGGTGGGTGGGTACTTAGTGACCGATCGCATGTTGGCAATGTTCAAGAAGAAAGAGGGGGCCCGCAAATGA